A single region of the Musa acuminata AAA Group cultivar baxijiao chromosome BXJ1-11, Cavendish_Baxijiao_AAA, whole genome shotgun sequence genome encodes:
- the LOC135596538 gene encoding transcription repressor OFP13-like — MEKLKSSFKSLHGAITNMKPSPTCIQEPKTQSFREADLYSSFCHLYCDSATTSPSSSGHSKPNETSCDQPPIDIHLLHLDEENVCSEAATMSSSSSSSSPPRTIRVNDDSDNFPLGPISSKRFFFSPRTTKSIMEEAKPEAGVVREVAEARRRKDSFCDGSMTVTMASRDPYYDFRASMEEMVVAHELRDWHCLQELLHCYVRLNEKKHHKVIVLAFADLLMQLMSGDKENRPAAPPHLACYDGEVSD, encoded by the coding sequence ATGGAAAAGCTCAAGTCTTCCTTTAAGTCTCTCCATGGAGCCATCACCAACATGAAGCCTAGTCCAACATGCATCCAAGAGCCTAAAACCCAGTCCTTCCGGGAAGCAGACCTCTACTCCAGCTTCTGTCACCTGTACTGCGACTCTGCTACCACCTCACCCTCCTCCTCTGGTCACTCCAAGCCCAACGAGACCAGCTGCGATCAGCCACCCATCGATATACATCTCCTGCACCTCGACGAGGAAAACGTCTGCAGCGAAGCCGCTACcatgtcctcttcctcctcctcttcctccccccCGCGAACCATCAGAGTGAACGACGACTCGGATAACTTTCCGCTGGGGCCGATAAGCTCCAAGAGATTCTTCTTCTCCCCGCGAACCACCAAGTCCATAATGGAGGAGGCCAAGCCGGAGGCGGGTGTTGTTCGAGAAGTTGCGGAGGCGAGGAGACGGAAGGATTCCTTCTGCGACGGAAGCATGACGGTGACGATGGCTTCGCGGGACCCCTACTACGACTTCCGGGCGTCGATGGAGGAGATGGTGGTGGCGCACGAGCTCCGCGACTGGCATTGCCTTCAGGAACTGTTACATTGCTACGTGAGGCTGAACGAGAAGAAGCACCACAAGGTGATAGTGCTGGCGTTTGCGGATTTGCTAATGCAACTCATGTCCGGGGACAAGGAGAACCGCCCTGCGGCTCCTCCTCATCTCGCTTGCTACGACGGTGAGGTGTCCGATTAG